The Herbiconiux sp. A18JL235 region CCACACGAGACGACGACGAACCGTTGTTCTTCAGCGAGCACGAGTGGGCGACGGTCGAGGCGGCAACGGCCCGCATCATCCCCACCGACCACCATCCCGGCGCCCGGGAGGCCAAGGTGGTGCGCTTCATCGACCGGATGCTCGCCGGCACGCAGTTCATCTTCCCCGCCGCCGACGGCAACGGCTTCCTCCGCATGGAGGGGCTCGAGGAAGAGGCCTGGCGGGAGCGCATCGAGGCGAGGCAGGGCTTCTACCGTGACGGGGTGCGGCAGCTCGACGCCCTCGCCGGGAAGCACGGAGCGTCGACCTTCGTCGCGCTGGACGACGAGGCGCAGGACGCCGTGCTGGAGGAGCTGTCGGGAGCGTCGAAGCCCGGACGGTTCGCGCTGAACGACGAGGGGGTCGGTCTCGGTGGGGCGCCCGCCGGAAACCAACCCGTGAACGAGGACTTCTTGGAGTTCTTCCCCCTCCTCGTGCTGAACACGCGTCAGGGGTTCTACGGCGACCCCGTGTACGGCGGCAACGAGAACCGCGTGGGCTGGGGCGTCATCGGCTTCGACGGCCCGCCGAGCCTGGCCTCGACGATGGACGGCAGCTACACCACCCGCGCCTACATGGTCGAGGGCGCCGAGTGGCCCTACGAGCGGCACCCCGCGGTGCTGCGCTACCGGCGGCCATGAGCGGCGGCCCGCCCGTGGCGACGACTGTCGATCGGCGCCCGGGCGGGCATAATGAGCAGATGCCTCGCGCCGCCTCAGCCTCCCCGACAAGCACCCGCGGAGAACGGCTCGGCTCGCGTTCGCAGGGGCCGCGCATGATCGACGTGGCGAAGCTCGCGGGGGTGTCGCAGCAGACGGTGTCGCGTGTCGTCAACGGGGCGCAGAACGTCGCTCCCGAGATCCGCGAGCGCGTCGAGCGGGCGATCGAGCAGCTGCGGTACCGGCGCAACCCGGCCGCGGCCGCCCTCGCCAGCAATCGCACCATGACGATCGGTGTGGTGAGCTTCGAACTCGCGGTGCTCGGTCCGTCGGTCGCCCTCTACGGGATCTCGGAAGAAGCCCGCCGTCACGGCTACTCCACACGCCTGGTGACCCTGGGATCGCTCGACCGCCACGCCATCCGCGCCGCCCTCGAATCGGTCGGGCCGGATGCGGTCGACGGCATCATCGTGCTGGCACCGCTCTACGAGGCGATCTCGGTCATCCAGAGCCTCGACATCGGTGTGCCGATGGTCACCTTCGAGCAGGGCACGCCCGCGAGCCCGACCAGCATCTCCATCGACGAGGTGCGGGGAGCGAGAGAGGCGGTGCGGCACCTGCTCGAACTCGGTCACGAGACCGTTTGGCACGTGCAGGGCCCCGAGGGCTGGATGGCGACGACCGCCCGCGCCCGCGGCTGGGCCGAGGAGCTCTCCGCCCAGGGCCGAGTGGCTCCGCCCGCGTTCACCACTGCCGACTGGTCGGCTGCCGAAGGCCACCGGGTGGGGCGGATGATCGCCGAGACACCCGAGGTCACCGCGGTCTTCGCCGCCAATGATCCGTTCGCGCTCGGCGTGGTGAAAGCGCTCGATGAGGCGGGCATCGACGTGCCCGGCTCGGTGAGCGTCGTCGGGTTCGACAACGTCAAGGAGTCGGCCTTCTATCGGCCCGCGCTCACCACCGTGACCCTCGACTTCGAGCAGATCGGTCACACGGCGGTCAGCCGCATCCTGGCCATGATCAAGGGCGCGGCCGACGAGGTCATCCCGCTCATCCAGCCCGAGCTGGTGGTGCGGCAGACCACCGCTCCGATGCGGCAGCCCTGAGCACGATAGTGCGCTAACACCAAAGAGCAAGCAAGCCGCAGGCCCGCATCCGCCTGCTTCTCTTGCGTTGATGTCGTCGACGTGGTTACTCTGAGTGAGCGCTAACTCAGATCCGTCGGATCGAGTTCGGTGCACTTCGATCAGCGCGGATCAGCTCCGCGTTCCTTACGGAAAGAGAGCACGAACATGGTCGACCCCTTCGTCGTCGTGGCAGTGTCGCCCCGAACCTTCAGCGTGAAGAATCCGGGCGATGGTGTGGCGAATGTGAAGCGAATCAACGAGTTCATCGACACCGCCGTCATGGTGGGTCGCTGGGAAGGCGCGCCGGTTCGACTGGTGGTGCTTCCCGAGATGGCGATTCAGGGCATGATCGCCAACTTCCCCGGCAACCGCGAGAAGGAGCGTCACTTCGCCGTGACGATCCCCGGCCCCGAGACCGACGAGCTGGCCAAGAAAGCCCGCGAGCTCGACACCTACATTGCGGCCGAGCTGTACATGGTCAAAGACGACGACTTCCCCGACCGCCACTTCAACGTGGCGTTCATCATCGACCCGCAGGGCGAGATCGTCTACAAGCGCTACAAGGCCACCAGCGACGCCTACGAGGGCGGGATGCTCGGGAACATGAACCCGCACGACGTGTGGGACGAGTGGATCGAGAAGAAGGGCAACGGCAACGTGATGGATGCCATCTTCCCGGTGGCACGCACCGAGATCGGCAACATCGGCATCGCCATCTGCCACGAAGGCGTCTATCCCGAGGTGGCACGCGGTCTCGCCATGAACGGTGCGGAGATCATCATCCGCCCCACCCTCATCGAGCCGGCCGTGCAGAACGGCATGTGGGAGCTGCAGAACCGCGCCCACGCCATGTTCAACTCGGCCTACGTCGTGGCCCCGAACCTCGGCCCGGAGTACCGCGAAGACGGCGGCGTGCAAGACCTCTTCGGCGGCCAGTCGATGATCGTCGGCCCCCGCGGCCAGGTGCTCACGCAGCAGCGCGGGTGGACCACCGGTGACTCCTTCGTCTGCACCACGATCGACATCGAGGCACTGCGGCGGGCGCGCGTGGCGAACGGGCTGTACAACCAGTTCAAAGACCTGCGCACCGAGCAGTACCGGGCCATCTACGACCAGCCGATCTACCCGAAGAACCAATACCTCGATGCGCCGCCGACGGAGGGCTGGCTGGCTCGCGAGCACCAGACGCGTGCCGACAACATCGAGAAGCTGATCGAGCGCGGAGTGCTGACGCCCCCGACGGGGTACAGAGAGTAGGCACCCTTCTTCTCTAGTCCGTCATGAACGCCCCCTCCTCCGGTTCAACGGGAGAGGGGGCGTTCGTCCCTTGTGTGCCCCACAGGCACGTGCCAGGAAACGTGGATGCGCGTGCAGTAGCTTCGCTCCTCGTGTCAGGGCGAGCCTGCGCGGTCGAGCGCGCATCCGCTGTTCTGGCCGAGATCGCCTCCCCGAAAGGTCGCCGCTGAATGGCTCGTCGCTACAACTCGAACCCCGTCTCCAACGCCATGGCGTGGCTCGGCGGGGCACGGCTCGACGTGCTCGCCGACACGCCTGGTGACCGGGCGCGGTTCGTCGCGATGGGCGGGGTGATCCTCAGCACGGCGCTGCTCAGCGCGGTGTCGGCGGCGTTCGCGCTGTCGATGGCGGTGGGGGCGCCGCTCGCGGTGGCGATCGTCGTCGGTGTGTTCTGGGGTGTCATCATCCTGAACCTCGACCGGCTGCTCATCATCGGCATGGCCAAGCAGAAGGGCGTGGCGCGCAACATCGGGCTCGCCATTCCCCGCATCGCGCTCGCGCTCATCATCGGAACGGTCATCTCGACGCCGCTGACGTTGCAGATCTTCGCGGCCGAGATCAACTCCGAGATCCAGGTGATGCAGGCCGAGGAGAAGGCGGCGTTCGAGGAGCGGATGGCGTCAGACCCGAGGTTCGCGGCCATTCCGGGGCTCGAGGAGTCGATCGCGGCGAACCAGGCCATCGTCGACAAGGGACTGCAGACCGATCTGTCGGCCGACCCGAACTACGCGGCGGCGCAGGCGGCGACCGCCTCGGCGCAGGCCGCGTACGACGCCGCGCAGGCGGCCTACCTTGCCGAGATCGACGGGAGCGGGGGGACGGGTGTGCGCGGCGACGGCCCCGTCACCGCGTCGAAGCTCGCCGCCCTGCAGACCGCCGAAGCGCGCCTCGACGCCGCCAAGCAGGCGGAGGCCGCGGCGCTCACCGCCGCGCAGTCGAACCTCGAAGCATCCGCTCAGAGTCGGCTCTCGGCGGCGCAGGACCAGCTCGCCGCCGACAAAGCGACCCTCGCCACCGCGCAGGAGCAGCGGGCGGCCGAGCAGGCCGCGTACGAGAACGCGGTCGACAACAGCGCGGGGCTGCTGTCGCGGCTCGACGCGCTGTTCCGCCTTGGAGAGAAGAACGCGCTCCTCAACGTCGCGCACATCATGATCGCGGCCCTGTTCGTGTGCATCGAACTGCTGCCCGTCATCGTCAAGGTGCTGTCGAACCTCGGCTCGCCCACCGCCTACGACCGGATGCTCGACGTGCGTGAGGACAGCGAGGTGTCGGGCGGTGAGATCTGGGCTCGCGAGAGGGCCCGGGCGATCGAAGCCGAGGCGTCGGTGCAGGTGTCGGTGGCGTCTGACCGGGCCGAGCAGCAGCTGGAGTTCGGCAAGCGGATCAACGCCGCCGTGCTCGAGCAGCAGGAGGCCGTGATCTCGCGGGCGCTCGAGGTGTGGGGGTCGTACGCGGGGGCGCGGGCCGCCGCGCGCATGGAGGAGTGGGAGCGGGAGCTCGAGTCTGGGGAGGCGGGTCAGGGCGCGGGTGCGCTGGGCGCGGGTGGCCCCGCGGCCGACCCGCAGGAAGCGGCTCCGGCCAAGCGCTGGCCCTTCTCCCGTAACGGCGCGGGCAACCGCACCACCCCCGTCGCACGCGAGATCGAGTGGCCCGCCCGCTTCGCGCCGAGCCGCGAGGACTCGTCCTCCCGCCCGCGCGACCTCGCGGAGACGACCCGCTTCGACGCGCTCCTCGGTGGGGCATCCGCCGACCAGGGACTCGCACCCGCGCGTGACGACGCGCCCACCGAGCGCTTCGACCGCCCGAACCCGCGAGACGCCGACCGAGACGCCACCGACGAGCTCGCCGACCTGTTCCGCGACACCGCCGAGCTGTCGACCTCGGCCGGCCGCACCCCCGGCGATCCGCCGACCCGCCCTCTCCCCCGCAACTCCGACCGCGCCGACTACCTCCGCCGCGCCGGCCTCCCCGACAACCTCTGAGGGATCGGCGCAGCGGCCACGACGAGCATCAGGTCGTGATGTAGAGGGGCATCATCGCGAAGGGGATGACGGAGGCGGCGATGGCGATCGTGCTCACCCAGCGGGTGGCCGAGGGGCGGGAGCCGAGCACCGAGATCATGGCGACGAAGAGGCCGATGGCGGCGAACCACAGCGGAATCCACGTCGGAACCCGGATGACGAGCAGCACGATCGCCGCCAGGCCCGCGAGCAGCGCCACGATCGCGATCGGGTTCACCCCACCCCGGGGGCGCTGGAGGGTCTGCGGGCGCTGAGTGGGGTCGTCGAGTGCGCTGGTCATGGGGGCTCCGTCCGTTCTGCTGGGGGCTCACGGCGTCTCGCTCGTGACTCACGACCCTACGACGACCCCGCCCGGGCAGCATCCGGGGCGCGGTGACACCCGAAGACGTGGTAGCGGGCGCTCACACGAAACGCATATCGTCAAATGTCGAGTTGACGGAACCCTCGTCGACGCGAGACGAAGGATGCACGTGACGCCGAGGCATGAACGATCCGCCCCGAAGCACGCGGCGGAGTCGTCGCAGTCGGCGATCGCGGGAATCGACCGGCGTCTCTTCCTGGGCATCGTGGGGGCAGGAGCGGTCGCGGCAGGCGGCGGTGTGTTCGCCGCGGTGTCGAGCTCGGCGGCTCCCCGATCCCCCGTCGCCTCACCCGTAGCGACGGCGACGGCGGGCGCCACCCCGGTCGCGGCGACCGCGACCGCCACCGCGACCCCCACACCCACCGAGACCCCGACCCCGACGCCGACCCCCGAACCCACCCCGGCCCTGCCGCCCGTCGAGAAAGTCGCCCTCCCCGGCGGCGCCATCACCGAGCTCCCCGGCCAGGGGAACCTGCTCGCCTGGACGGTCGACGACGGGTCGAACGCCGATGTCATCCGCCTCTACACCGAGTTCGCGGCCGCGACGGGCACCCGCCTGACCTTCTTCCTGAACGGAAGCTACGGCGGCTGGACGCAGAACGCCGACCTCCTCCGCCCGCTCGTGCAATCGGGGCAGATCCAGCTCGGCAACCACACCCTCGACCACGTCGACCTCACCAGCCAGAGCGATGCCGGTGTTATCGACCAGCTGCAGCGCAACCACGACTTCATCCTGAACACCTATGGCGTGGATGCGCGCCCCTACTTCCGCCCGCCCTACGGCTACCACGACGCACGCGTCGACCGTCTCGCCGCGAGCATCGGCTACACCTGTCCCGTGCTCTGGTACGGCTCGCTCTCCGACTCGGGGCTCATCACCGAGCAGCAGGTGATCGACTTCGCGACGCAGTGGTTCCTGCCCCAGCACATCATCATCGGGCACCTCAACTACCTGCCCGTCACCAACGTCTTCCCGCAGCTGTCGGCGCTCATCGCCGAGCGCGGGCTCCGCACCGTCACCCTCGACGACGTGTTCCTGCGCTGAGCCCGCCCGCCCCGGGCGTGGCGGGCCTGAGCATCTGCTGGAGGAGGGTGCCCCGAGCGGATGCGAGGCCTATCGTTGAGTATCGTTGGCGGTTCTCGAGGAGGTCATGATGAGCGGTTCGTTCGGGTCGAGCGGTTTCGGTACGGGTGCATTCGGCGGCGGGTCTGGTTCGCAGACCGACGGGCTCTGGCGCGCGATGGAGCAGCTGCGCGAGCGCTTCGAGAACAAGGTCGGCTCGCGGATGGGCCGTGGTGACGTGCGGGCCGCCGTGCTCGCGCTGCTCGCCGAGAAGCCGATGCACGGGTACCAGATCATCCACGAGATCGAGGAGCGCAGCGGCGGCAACTGGAAGCCCAGCGCCGGCTCGGTCTACCCGACCCTCCAGCTCCTCGCCGACGAGGGCCTCATCGCCGCCGAGGAGTCGAACGGCCGCAAGACCTACTCGCTCACCGAGGCGGGCCGCGCCACCGTGGCCGAGGCCGACGGCACCGAGCCGTGGGGCGCATCCGACAGCGCGTCGGGCTCGGGTTCGGGCTCTGGCTCGGGTTCTGACGGGTGGCGCAACCCGTTCGGCATGGGCGGGCGCGGCGACACCGACCGCGGCGCGCTGCCGAAGGCCGGGTTCGAGCTCGCGCAGGCCGCCGCTCAGGTGGGCCGCACGGGCACGCCCGAGCAGGTGAAGCAGGCGGTCTCCGAGCTCGAGGATGCTCGCAAGCGTCTGTACGCCATCCTCGCGCAGGACTGACCCGGGTGGCAGAGCTCCCGCCCGGCTCCGACCGGGCCAGAGACCCGCGCGCGCCCGGTGCCGGGCCCGCCGACACCACGCCGCTCGAGTGGGCGTGGGGCCGCCCGAAGCCCGGAGTGGACGACGCCGACGACGACGCCGCGACCGCCTCACGCGGTGACGAACCCACCATGGTGTTCGACCTGCCGATGGCGGCGGCGCGAGCGGCGGCTGAGGCCGATCACGAGGCTCGCGACGCAGCCCCCGGCGACGCCGAGCCCACCGTGGCGTTCGACCTGCCGATGGAGCTGGCCCGCCTGGCAGCCGACGCGAGCCATCACCACGACGATGCGATCGAGGAGGTGGACGCCGCTCTGCCTGCCGCGCCGACGCAGCCCGCTCCGGCCGGTTCCGCGCCGCCTGCGCCGGCGCGCCCCGTGACCGCGCCGCCCGCCGCGGCCCCGTCCACACCCGCCCCGCCCCCGCTGCCCGCCGCCCCCACCACCGTCATCGGCACCGCCTCCCGCGCCCCCGACACGCGCAAGCGCTACCGGCGCATCCTGCGCTTCGCCGGGTGGAACCTCGCGGTGACCTGGTTCTTCGAGCTGCTGCTGCCCCGCATCGGCCTCACCCGCATCGCCGAACGCACCCGCCCGAAGCGCATGCAGCGCTTCGCCCGGCGCTTCCACGTGCTCGCCGTCGAACTCGGCGGGCTCATGATCAAGGTCGGCCAGTTCATGTCGTCGCGACTCGACGTGCTGCCGCCCGAGATCACCAAAGAGCTCGAGGGCCTGCAGGACGAGGTTCCGCCGGTGCCGTTCGAGCTCATCAAGCAGCTCGCCGAGGCCGAGCTCGGCCTTCCGCTCTGGCGCGCGTTCACCTGGGTCGACGAGACGCCCGTGGCCGCGGCATCCCTCGGTCAGGCGCACCGCGCACGCCTCGCACCCGCCGACGCCGCCGACACCGGGCTCGACGCCGTCATGCTCAAGGTGCAGCGCCCCGGCATCGACGCCATCGTTGAGGTCGACCTCGCCGCCCTCCGCCGCGTGGGTCGCTGGCTGAGCCACGTGCGCCTCGTCTCCGACCGCGTCGACGCGCCCGCACTCGTCGAGGAGTTCGCCGCCACCTCGCTCGAGGAGATCGACTACCTGCACGAGGCCGCGAACTCGGTGCGCTTCGCCGACGACTTCGCGGCCGACGCGCGGGTCGGCGTGCCGCAGGTGGTGTGGGAGCGCTCGACCCGCCGCGTGCTCACCCTCGAAGACGTCACCGCCATCAAGATCACCGACGCCGACGCCCTCCGCGCCGCCGGCATCGACCCGGCCGACGTCGCCCCCGTGTTCGCCGCCGTCATGTTCGACCAGCTGTTCACGAACGGCTTCTTCCACGCCGACCCGCACCCCGGCAACATCTTCGTCACGCCTCTCGCGCCGCCGGCGGATGCGCGACCCGGCGACCCCGGCGACCTCGACGACGCGAGCGAGACGGATGCTGCGGTCGCGCATCCGTGGCGCCTCACCTTCATCGACTTCGGCATGATGGGAACGGTTCCGGCGAACACCCGTTCAGGGCTCCGCAAGATGCTCATCGCCGCGGCCTCGCGCGACGGCAAGGGGCTCGTCGCCGCGGCCCAAGACCTCGGGGTGCTGCTGCCGTCGGCCGAGACGAGCGAGCTCGAGCGAGCGCTCACGCAGCTCTTCGCGCGCTTCGGCGGGATGGGGTTCGCCGAGCTGCGCGAGGTCGACCCGCGGGAGTTCCGCGACTTCGGCGTGGAGTTCGGGCACGTGGTGAGGTCGCTGCCGTTCCAGCTGCCCGAGAACTTCCTGCTCATCATCAGGGCGATGTCGCTCACCTCGGGGGTGTGCAGCGCGCTCGACCCGTCGTTCAACCTGTGGAACTCGGTCGAGCCGTATGCGCAGCAGCTCATCCGCGAGGAGCGCGGCAACCTCGCCCAAGACCTCGGGCGGCAGGCCCTCGAGAACCTCCAGCTCGCCTGGCGGCTTCCCAAGCGTCTCGACGACCTCGTCACGCGCGCGGAGGAGGGGCGCCTCGTGGTGTCGAACCCGGCATTGGAGCGCCGCGTCGGCCGCCTCGAGCGCACCGCCCGCCGCCTGATCTCGGGCGTGCTCTTCGGCGCCGTCTTCATCGCGGGGGCCATCGTGCGCGCCGACGACGCCGTCTTCGGCACGGTGCTCATGATCGTGTCGGTGCTCCCCCTCCTCCACGCCCTCTTCGCCGGCCGAACGGGCCCGCGCGACCGCTGACGCGCGTCGGCTATCGTTCTTCCGGGGGCGGATGGTGCGCGCCTGGATCAGGGGGCATGTGGTGGAGACGAACACTCCGGGCGGTCGCCTTCGGCGGTGCGCGCTCGGCGCTGTAGTCGGTGGCGTCGCCCTCACCCTGAGCGCGTGCGCCGTCGCCCCGTTCCTGCCCGGTGGGGGAGGTTCGGATGAGCGCGAGCCCGCGCCCACTCCGTCCGCGTCAGCGTTGGCGGCGGCGACGTCGACCGTGTACGGGTTCGTCCTCATCGACGACCCGTTCATCACTCCCCAGCAGCTCGCCGAGCGCGCGCAGCACGAGTGGGACACCGGCGACAACGGCTGCCTCGCACCCGACGGCTATGCCGACATCGTCGCCGGAGGCGAGGTGCAGGTGCTCGGCGCCGACGGCGTGATCGCCCGGGGCGTCGTCGAGGCGGGCGAGTTCAACAGCGATGCGATGGTCGCCAACGACATCGTGGGCTGCGGGTTCCCGATCGTGATCGAGGGCGTGCCGCAGGGCCTCGACGTCTACGGCCTCCACGTCGGCGGGGAGCTGCGCCCGGCCTTCAGCTTCACGGCGAGCGAGATGCGGAGCGGCCCGCGACTCATCTTCGGGTAGCGGACCTCTTCGCCCGTGCGGCGCCGCTCGGCGCGCGACCGGCGGGGCGACTCGCGCCTCGGGCGGTGGACGGCTGCTGGCGGAGGGTGAAGGCCCAGCACGCCGCGGCGCCGACGATCGCGGCGAGAGCAGAAAGGCCGAGGGGCGGGAACTCGGGCCAGTCGCCCGGCATGTCGGAGCTCGCCCAGACGAACAGCCACACCGTCGAGACGGCGGTCGAGCTGCCGAGCCACCAGACGAGGTCGCGCACGAACCCGGGCGGCGCCCGCCGCGAGCCGCGCCGACGCGCCGCGAGCGCACTCACCGCACCGATCGCGAGCGCGACCACCCCGAGCGCCACGACGAGCGCGAGGGGGAACGCGTCGCGCACTTTCTGCAAGACGAGCGCACCCGGGTCGGGCCCGGCGAAGGTGCCCGCCGGGTAGTCGAGCATCGCCCCGAGATCGTTGACCCGCAGCTCGAACGGGAAGCCGTTGCCGTCCTCGCGCACGTCGAGCAGGTATCGGGTGCCGCCGGCCACGGGTTCCCGGCTGTCGATGGTACCGGTGTCGTCGGCCGCGTCCGAGGCCACCCGCCCGAACGGCACGACCGTCTGCTCCCACAGTCGGGCGCTGTCGGAGGAGTCGGTGTCTTCCGTGATCCAGCCGGCGGCGAGCGCCGAGCCGGCCAGCGCATCCGGGATCGTGAGCGACAGCGTCAGGGGCGACGGCGCGTCGTCCTGCTGCCAGCCGGGCGACGACTCCCAGCCTTCGAGCAGCGCCGTCCAGCGCAGCCGGTCGACGGTGTCGGAGCCCTCGGCGACCCGCGCTCCCGTCGCAGCCAGCACGGGCGAGGCCAGCTCGTATGTCACGACCACCTCGTGCTCCCCCGTCAGCACCTCGCGGAACATGGTCGTCATGAGCTCCGTGTCGCCCTCGCGCGACGCGCGGTAGGCAGCATCCGTTCCGTCGAGCGTCACCCCCGTCACGGCGAGCCCGAGCTCCTGGCCGTCGGCCCGCGTCGGCCACTGCCGCACGAACTGCGGAACCTCGGAGGTCGACTCGGTCGCGAAGTCCACGACGATGCGTTCGGTGACCGCGAGCCGCGCGCGCCTGTCGTCGTCGACCGTGAGCACGGCGTCCGCCTCGAACGAGCGCACCTCGTTGAAGTACGTGCCCGGGATGTCGCCCGAGTAGGCGACGGGGTCGAGCGACCGCGGGTACGGGTTCGGCAGCACCGCGGCGGCGGTGACGGAGGCGGCGAACAGCACCACCGCCACCACCCGCACCAGGATGCGCGGCGCACTCAGGAAGTCGCTGCTGCGCCACCCGCGCGAGGCCGCCTGGTCGCCGAGCTCGCCCTCGATGAGGCTGAGCACGCGCCGCCCGGTGTCGCGGGCCTCACCCCGGCCCGACGCCACGACGGCGTAGGCGAGCAGCGGGTCGCGCGTCGTCGCCCGATCGAGCAGCTGCGTGCGCTCGGCGTAGACCCCGATGCCGAGCAGGTGCTGCCGCACGAGCGCACCCTTCCTGGTGAGCGGGCGGGCGGTCAGCGCGAGGGCGAGCACCACGAGCGAGATCGCCGACGACACCACCACGAACGCCGCCGGCCACCACACCACGGCGAGCGGCTCCTGGTGGGAGAGCTGGCGCACGAGCCCCCACTGCAGGAGGGTGAGCGCGAGCGGGGCGGCGATGAAGACGTCGCGCACGAACCCGGTCGGGATGCGGCGCAGGCCCCCGCGCAGCTGCCCGGCGTATTCGGAGGCGGAGAGGTAGCCCAGCGTCGCGCGCACCCGGTCGCCGAGGCGGCCGGTGCGGCGGGCGGCACGCGCCGCAGCCCGCAGGAGCGCGGTGCGGTCGGGGCGGCCCCTGCCGCTCACCGCCTCGAGCGCCGAGGCGAGCTCGAAGGTGCGCGGGGTGCGGAGCACCTGCGCGGCGGCACGCGCGCTCAGGCCCTTCGGCGGGTCGGACTGCGCGACGAACCACGGGCGACCCCGCGCGTCGCTCCACGCGACGGCCCGCGCCGCGAGCGCGAGCAGCAGGGTGACCGCGAGGAACAGCAGCGGCAGCAGCGGCCCGAAGCTCTGCACGAGGAACAGCGGTGTCGGCGGCGGCATCACGAAGGTGCCCGGCTCGAACACCATCGTGAACCGTGCCGAGGCGTAGGGCGGGATGTTCTGGTCGTTCGTGAAGCCGTAGCTGACGGCACCTGGGGGCGCACCCGCACCGGCCGGCGGGTCTTCGGGGCTCAGCCACTCGCCGGCGGCGAGCAGCGTCCACGCCAGCGCGCCGCGCGGCTGGCGCACGAGGGCGTCGTCGAGCTCGGCCGGGAGCGTGATGCTCACGTCGAGCCCGCTGAACGCCTGGGGCCACGACGGGCCGAAGACGTCCCAGGCGAGCAGGTCGACGGATGCTCCGGTCGCCTCGTCGACATCGGTGTAGGCGAGGTCGTGCAGGCGGTAGTGGAGCACGAACTCGTGGTCGCCGCTGAGGGGGGCGGTCGTGCTCGTACCCGGGCTGAGCGTCAGCGTCAGCTGGTCGCTGCTCTCGGAACGATCGACCGTCGCCGGCTCGCCGTCGACCGTCACCTCGATGTCGGAGGGGTCCAGTGCGTGCCCCTCGTACTGCGTGGGCAGCACCCGCACGATGCCCGTCTCCGCCACACCGTCGGGGAAGAAGGCACCGATGGTCTCCACGACCTCGGCTTCGAGCCGCCCCTCGTCGGTGCGCTCGATCGTGTAGTCGACGTCGAAGTCGCGGGCGATCCAGGTGTCGGTGGCCGTCGAAGCCGACCCGGTGATGTCGTCGAGCGACATCGGCTCGTTGATGACCGGCCCGAACAGCAGCACGGCACCGGCGAGCGCGACCACTGCCCAGAACGCCCGCAGGCCGCGGCGCAGGCGCGTGCCCCCGTGCGAGCGCAGCCACGCCTCGAGCCCGAGCAGCCAGCGCGAGAGCAGGGCCCAGAGCGGGGTGTGCTGCGGGCGGGGGTCGGGTATGCGGTCGGCGTCGTCATGCACTGC contains the following coding sequences:
- a CDS encoding DUF2207 domain-containing protein encodes the protein MTGDIDDVGDARAVHDDADRIPDPRPQHTPLWALLSRWLLGLEAWLRSHGGTRLRRGLRAFWAVVALAGAVLLFGPVINEPMSLDDITGSASTATDTWIARDFDVDYTIERTDEGRLEAEVVETIGAFFPDGVAETGIVRVLPTQYEGHALDPSDIEVTVDGEPATVDRSESSDQLTLTLSPGTSTTAPLSGDHEFVLHYRLHDLAYTDVDEATGASVDLLAWDVFGPSWPQAFSGLDVSITLPAELDDALVRQPRGALAWTLLAAGEWLSPEDPPAGAGAPPGAVSYGFTNDQNIPPYASARFTMVFEPGTFVMPPPTPLFLVQSFGPLLPLLFLAVTLLLALAARAVAWSDARGRPWFVAQSDPPKGLSARAAAQVLRTPRTFELASALEAVSGRGRPDRTALLRAAARAARRTGRLGDRVRATLGYLSASEYAGQLRGGLRRIPTGFVRDVFIAAPLALTLLQWGLVRQLSHQEPLAVVWWPAAFVVVSSAISLVVLALALTARPLTRKGALVRQHLLGIGVYAERTQLLDRATTRDPLLAYAVVASGRGEARDTGRRVLSLIEGELGDQAASRGWRSSDFLSAPRILVRVVAVVLFAASVTAAAVLPNPYPRSLDPVAYSGDIPGTYFNEVRSFEADAVLTVDDDRRARLAVTERIVVDFATESTSEVPQFVRQWPTRADGQELGLAVTGVTLDGTDAAYRASREGDTELMTTMFREVLTGEHEVVVTYELASPVLAATGARVAEGSDTVDRLRWTALLEGWESSPGWQQDDAPSPLTLSLTIPDALAGSALAAGWITEDTDSSDSARLWEQTVVPFGRVASDAADDTGTIDSREPVAGGTRYLLDVREDGNGFPFELRVNDLGAMLDYPAGTFAGPDPGALVLQKVRDAFPLALVVALGVVALAIGAVSALAARRRGSRRAPPGFVRDLVWWLGSSTAVSTVWLFVWASSDMPGDWPEFPPLGLSALAAIVGAAACWAFTLRQQPSTARGASRPAGRAPSGAARAKRSATRR
- a CDS encoding ABC1 kinase family protein, yielding MPAAPTTVIGTASRAPDTRKRYRRILRFAGWNLAVTWFFELLLPRIGLTRIAERTRPKRMQRFARRFHVLAVELGGLMIKVGQFMSSRLDVLPPEITKELEGLQDEVPPVPFELIKQLAEAELGLPLWRAFTWVDETPVAAASLGQAHRARLAPADAADTGLDAVMLKVQRPGIDAIVEVDLAALRRVGRWLSHVRLVSDRVDAPALVEEFAATSLEEIDYLHEAANSVRFADDFAADARVGVPQVVWERSTRRVLTLEDVTAIKITDADALRAAGIDPADVAPVFAAVMFDQLFTNGFFHADPHPGNIFVTPLAPPADARPGDPGDLDDASETDAAVAHPWRLTFIDFGMMGTVPANTRSGLRKMLIAAASRDGKGLVAAAQDLGVLLPSAETSELERALTQLFARFGGMGFAELREVDPREFRDFGVEFGHVVRSLPFQLPENFLLIIRAMSLTSGVCSALDPSFNLWNSVEPYAQQLIREERGNLAQDLGRQALENLQLAWRLPKRLDDLVTRAEEGRLVVSNPALERRVGRLERTARRLISGVLFGAVFIAGAIVRADDAVFGTVLMIVSVLPLLHALFAGRTGPRDR